One window of Paenibacillus sp. FSL K6-3182 genomic DNA carries:
- a CDS encoding VOC family protein, protein MRVKRIVTNIEAQDITAAKRFYEDVLGLELWMDHGWIRTYGSSEEMSIQISFATQGGSDTPVPDMSIEVDDIQAAFDGMKKSGFSIEYGIAVEPWGVRRFYVRDPFDKLINILSHEH, encoded by the coding sequence ATGCGGGTCAAACGGATCGTCACGAATATTGAAGCGCAGGATATTACCGCTGCAAAACGTTTTTACGAGGATGTACTCGGTCTTGAGTTATGGATGGATCATGGTTGGATTAGAACTTACGGTTCGAGCGAAGAGATGAGCATACAAATTAGTTTTGCCACACAAGGGGGATCTGACACGCCTGTGCCTGATATGTCGATTGAAGTCGATGATATCCAAGCTGCATTTGATGGCATGAAAAAATCTGGGTTTTCAATCGAATATGGCATTGCTGTGGAGCCCTGGGGTGTTCGGCGTTTCTATGTACGCGACCCATTTGATAAGCTTATCAACATTCTTTCTCATGAGCATTGA
- a CDS encoding alpha/beta hydrolase, which yields MNFESRVLPELRPVLAQFPGFQLEGKLEWSRSLLSSSPIEKSEHVRSTSRMIPGAAGEILVKIYEPAVRTIAKLPAMLWIHGGGYVMGHPDMDDALCERFVQAANCVVVSVDYRLAPEHPYPAAIDDCYSGLTWMADEADSLGIDLNRIAIAGASGGGGLTAALAIMARDKGGPALIFQMPLYPMLDNRNISASSHEITADNATWNRTNNLTAWKMYLGEYLDDSELSSHAVPSRVENLAGLPPTYTCIGQLDVFRDETIEYVTRLAQAGVDVEFHLYPGCFHSFEMIVPQAEVSQRASQSYVDAIARALNP from the coding sequence ATGAATTTTGAAAGTCGCGTATTGCCAGAATTAAGGCCGGTATTGGCTCAGTTTCCTGGATTTCAGCTGGAAGGAAAATTAGAGTGGAGCCGGAGTTTGTTGTCGAGTTCTCCTATTGAAAAGTCGGAGCATGTACGTTCGACAAGTCGTATGATCCCGGGCGCAGCAGGTGAGATACTGGTCAAAATTTACGAACCTGCCGTGCGAACGATCGCTAAGCTTCCTGCGATGCTGTGGATTCACGGGGGAGGTTATGTAATGGGGCATCCGGACATGGACGATGCTTTGTGTGAACGCTTCGTGCAAGCAGCTAATTGTGTCGTTGTATCTGTCGATTATCGACTTGCTCCTGAGCACCCTTACCCAGCTGCTATCGACGACTGTTATTCAGGCTTGACGTGGATGGCGGACGAAGCAGATTCGCTGGGCATTGATTTGAATCGGATAGCCATTGCCGGTGCAAGCGGGGGCGGGGGTCTGACCGCAGCGCTTGCTATCATGGCTCGTGACAAAGGCGGCCCAGCCCTCATCTTCCAAATGCCGCTGTACCCGATGCTCGACAACCGTAATATTTCGGCATCAAGTCATGAAATTACAGCGGATAATGCAACCTGGAACCGAACGAACAATTTGACAGCTTGGAAAATGTACTTAGGCGAATACCTTGATGATAGCGAGCTATCTTCACATGCAGTTCCGTCGAGGGTGGAAAATCTGGCGGGGTTGCCGCCCACCTATACCTGCATTGGTCAGCTCGATGTATTCCGTGATGAAACAATCGAATATGTCACACGCTTAGCGCAAGCAGGCGTAGACGTCGAGTTTCATTTATATCCCGGCTGTTTTCACAGCTTTGAAATGATCGTTCCACAAGCAGAAGTGAGCCAGCGAGCTAGCCAAAGCTATGTGGATGCGATTGCGAGAGCACTTAATCCTTAA
- a CDS encoding Stf0 family sulfotransferase: MRPEKSYTIWFSQRTGSTLLNEALSSTDVAGNPAEWLLFNDPKTMTVDKMEQMWREGTSSNGVFGLKTSLNSEWITAFRNIFQLPETATKASVWRAAFPNCDKHIYMTRRNKVRLAVSWWRAIVSGEWHRQHGQKPQEHDIADKYNFDAINHLFIESSLREAAMEDFFSEEGIVPLTIVYEDFILDYEGTVLRVLDFLNIQSESVEVAPPAFDKLADDVAEQWVQRYRQERQAGSETKVW; this comes from the coding sequence ATGAGACCGGAAAAAAGTTATACAATATGGTTTTCACAGCGTACAGGGAGTACCCTGCTGAATGAAGCTCTTTCATCAACTGACGTAGCAGGAAATCCTGCGGAATGGCTGCTCTTCAATGATCCCAAGACAATGACGGTGGACAAAATGGAGCAGATGTGGCGGGAAGGTACTTCGTCAAATGGTGTTTTTGGCTTGAAAACAAGTTTGAATAGCGAATGGATCACAGCATTTCGGAACATCTTTCAATTGCCAGAAACGGCGACAAAAGCAAGCGTCTGGCGTGCAGCTTTTCCGAATTGCGATAAACATATCTATATGACGAGAAGAAATAAAGTCCGTTTAGCCGTATCTTGGTGGCGGGCCATCGTATCCGGAGAGTGGCATCGGCAGCATGGCCAAAAACCGCAAGAGCATGATATTGCCGATAAGTATAATTTTGATGCAATCAACCATTTGTTCATCGAAAGCTCGCTTCGGGAAGCGGCGATGGAGGATTTTTTCTCGGAAGAAGGGATCGTTCCACTTACGATCGTTTATGAAGATTTTATTCTCGATTATGAAGGAACAGTGCTGAGGGTGCTGGATTTTCTGAACATTCAGTCCGAATCGGTGGAGGTTGCTCCGCCAGCTTTTGATAAGTTAGCAGATGATGTGGCAGAGCAGTGGGTGCAGCGTTACCGTCAAGAGAGACAAGCGGGAAGCGAAACAAAAGTGTGGTAA
- the cysC gene encoding adenylyl-sulfate kinase, translating into MQRTSWEKWNGHNGSIFWLTGLSGSGKTTLACGAESELLRRENRCVIIDGDRLRQGLNRDLGFTEEARLENMRRAMEIADMFLEKGFVVLVPMISPYESYRKQIKQRFGPEDFAEVYVKCSLEECEQRDPKGLYRKARAGEIKDFTGIDSPYETPIQPNMIIDTEMYGEADAINALVAYIESRLNNI; encoded by the coding sequence ATGCAAAGGACGAGTTGGGAAAAGTGGAATGGTCATAATGGTTCTATTTTCTGGTTAACGGGGTTGTCCGGTTCAGGAAAAACGACGCTTGCTTGCGGGGCGGAGAGTGAGCTGCTGAGGCGTGAGAACAGATGCGTCATCATTGACGGCGATCGATTACGGCAAGGCTTGAATCGGGATCTAGGGTTTACGGAAGAGGCACGACTGGAAAATATGCGCCGTGCAATGGAGATTGCGGATATGTTTCTAGAGAAAGGTTTTGTTGTCCTTGTACCGATGATTTCCCCTTATGAATCGTATCGAAAGCAGATCAAGCAGCGGTTTGGGCCGGAAGATTTTGCAGAAGTGTATGTGAAATGCTCTCTGGAGGAATGCGAACAACGTGATCCCAAGGGCTTATATCGCAAAGCGAGAGCAGGAGAAATAAAGGATTTTACGGGCATTGATTCCCCTTATGAGACGCCGATACAACCTAATATGATCATAGACACGGAGATGTATGGCGAAGCAGATGCTATAAATGCGCTTGTTGCGTACATCGAATCCCGATTGAACAATATCTAG
- a CDS encoding DeoR/GlpR family DNA-binding transcription regulator has protein sequence MFTDERRDKIIELLQKNGRVLAKELADRFELSIDSIRRDLSIMEEKGLLKRTHGGAIPASKVRSAPLPPDLRYKEASPHQDAISKLAASFIQEKDTVFIGSAGIHYGMLKFLPEVPFTVVTNAIRVADALKDREAIDVYLIGGKVKSSGNISDTLANQFLRQFTLDLCFAAGGGISKNGVSTSSPEVASLGRTAVEISRKRICLAPHEKLGVDFFAKEGPITDMDLLITDSEASITAIEDIENKGVKVLIAQIPEVS, from the coding sequence TTGTTTACCGATGAGCGTCGTGACAAGATTATTGAGCTGCTGCAAAAAAACGGCAGAGTACTCGCCAAGGAACTCGCGGATAGGTTTGAATTGTCGATTGATTCCATCCGAAGAGATCTATCGATTATGGAGGAGAAAGGGCTGCTCAAACGTACGCATGGCGGCGCAATACCAGCTTCTAAAGTCCGCAGCGCCCCGCTCCCGCCAGACCTTCGTTATAAAGAGGCTTCCCCGCATCAAGATGCCATATCGAAATTAGCAGCTTCTTTTATACAAGAAAAGGATACTGTATTTATAGGCAGTGCAGGCATCCATTACGGCATGTTAAAGTTTCTTCCTGAGGTACCTTTTACGGTGGTTACGAATGCAATCAGAGTTGCTGATGCGTTGAAGGATCGTGAAGCTATTGATGTTTATTTGATAGGCGGCAAAGTGAAGAGCTCCGGAAACATTTCCGATACACTCGCTAATCAGTTTCTTAGACAATTCACTTTAGATCTGTGCTTCGCTGCTGGGGGCGGAATTTCCAAAAACGGGGTAAGCACCTCCTCACCGGAAGTGGCTTCATTAGGACGAACGGCGGTCGAAATTTCTAGAAAACGAATTTGTCTAGCTCCTCATGAGAAGCTAGGGGTCGATTTTTTTGCCAAAGAAGGCCCCATTACCGATATGGATCTATTAATTACCGATAGTGAAGCCAGCATAACGGCTATTGAGGATATTGAGAACAAAGGTGTCAAAGTGTTAATTGCTCAGATTCCAGAGGTATCTTAA
- a CDS encoding EAL domain-containing protein, producing the protein MKFLTYFGLGGAIMSCQNCELVPPIQDQGKIKLVTPQKSEQIQYTSKEQLLEYLNKLLQQLSPEEQSSVQIEFGNVGETSSALTPYRLPLNLFAARIHHHHLVHMIADNHFTSFMQPIMDIDSQNIFAYEFLMRPAEGQPAFQPYELFQVAQQTGLHSFLDRSARISAIQVSAMHLKKGTKRFINFLPSSIYNPNYCLSHTFEAIEQYEQDPQDFVFEVVETEKISDVLHLKNIFNVYKEHGIQVALDDVGSGFSTLDVLEELKPHFVKIDRELVSHCDSNDKKQKLIADIVRSARSFGATVLAEGVERKEELDFCKTQQITLAQGYLIGKPAPLPLSNKPILI; encoded by the coding sequence ATGAAATTTTTAACATATTTCGGGTTAGGCGGTGCCATCATGAGTTGTCAAAATTGTGAGCTTGTCCCCCCTATTCAAGACCAAGGTAAGATAAAACTCGTTACCCCGCAGAAATCCGAACAGATACAATACACATCCAAAGAACAGCTTTTGGAGTATTTGAATAAGCTGTTGCAGCAATTGAGTCCGGAAGAGCAATCATCTGTTCAAATCGAATTTGGGAACGTAGGAGAGACAAGCTCTGCTTTGACTCCCTATCGTCTCCCTCTCAACCTATTTGCCGCACGCATTCATCACCATCACCTCGTCCATATGATAGCTGATAATCATTTTACAAGTTTTATGCAGCCCATTATGGATATCGATAGCCAAAACATTTTCGCCTATGAGTTTCTCATGCGCCCTGCCGAAGGGCAACCTGCCTTCCAACCTTATGAACTATTTCAGGTTGCACAGCAAACTGGCCTGCATTCTTTTCTTGATCGCTCTGCCCGTATTTCAGCGATTCAAGTCAGTGCTATGCACCTCAAAAAGGGAACAAAACGGTTCATAAACTTTTTACCTTCATCCATTTATAATCCTAATTATTGCTTAAGTCATACCTTTGAGGCGATTGAGCAATATGAGCAGGACCCGCAGGATTTTGTTTTTGAAGTCGTAGAAACGGAAAAGATTTCGGATGTGTTGCATTTAAAAAACATTTTTAATGTATACAAAGAGCACGGTATTCAAGTTGCACTGGATGATGTTGGATCTGGATTTTCTACGTTAGACGTTTTGGAAGAGCTCAAGCCCCATTTTGTAAAAATAGATCGTGAATTGGTAAGCCACTGCGATAGCAACGATAAGAAACAGAAGCTCATTGCAGACATCGTGCGAAGTGCGAGATCGTTTGGCGCTACGGTTTTAGCAGAAGGAGTGGAACGGAAAGAAGAGCTCGATTTCTGTAAAACGCAGCAGATCACTCTTGCTCAGGGTTATTTAATAGGCAAACCTGCCCCGCTGCCATTATCAAATAAACCAATTTTGATTTAA
- a CDS encoding TetR/AcrR family transcriptional regulator, with amino-acid sequence MGRTREFDEEKALDAAMQLFWEKGYEATSLSDLTSRMGIQRPSLYSAFGDKKELFEAALRRYTMSRAALVRTKLQSYSSVKEAFRHYFEGVVAEEYGENRNRGCFSINTIVELAPHDEKFEILTREHQMYLSVIFLETIERGIQSGELEISVNAKALSQSLIVSLIGLTVILKARPEQSFIDNTIEIILAQLKEAPVHGQ; translated from the coding sequence ATGGGAAGAACCCGCGAATTTGACGAAGAAAAAGCATTGGATGCAGCTATGCAGCTGTTTTGGGAGAAAGGCTACGAGGCTACCTCACTAAGCGATTTAACTTCCAGAATGGGTATTCAACGACCTAGCCTATACTCAGCTTTTGGTGACAAAAAAGAATTATTCGAAGCTGCACTGCGCAGATATACGATGTCGCGCGCTGCTCTCGTTCGAACCAAGCTTCAGAGCTATTCCTCTGTTAAGGAAGCCTTTCGCCATTATTTTGAAGGGGTTGTTGCTGAGGAATACGGAGAAAATCGCAACCGTGGATGCTTTAGCATCAATACGATAGTCGAGCTTGCACCGCATGATGAAAAATTCGAAATTCTCACAAGAGAACATCAAATGTACCTGTCCGTCATATTTCTAGAGACCATTGAAAGGGGCATACAATCGGGTGAGCTCGAAATTTCAGTAAACGCGAAAGCTTTATCGCAATCGCTAATCGTATCGTTAATTGGGTTAACGGTAATATTGAAAGCACGCCCCGAACAATCATTTATTGATAATACGATAGAGATCATACTTGCACAGCTTAAGGAAGCACCCGTTCATGGTCAGTAA
- a CDS encoding MFS transporter has product MNSSQGTNNDRVSVQGSSMSRLVTLLFAVACGMSVANIYFAQPLLDHLSMAFGIGYSTIGILITITQIFYGLGLLLLVPLGDLLNQRRLIIGQMLFSVIALVIVGFASSSLMLFAGMALVGLLAVVTQTLVAFATNIAAPAERGRVVGVVTSGIVIGILLARTIAGVLTDIAGWRSVYLFSAALMLLMVVALFKVLPNVKREVKSLSYPELLKSVFMLFVQERILRIRAVLAMLIFTAFSILWTSLVLPLSASPWSLSHTAIGAFGLVGAVGALAAARAGKLADQGYGQKTTGIALILLLLSWLLISYTDQSLFALVIGIVLLDLAVQAVHVTNQSMIFALHAEARSRLAAGYMVFYSIGGAVGSISSTLTYAHYGWDGVCLLGASVSTFALLFWAMTRRTASTA; this is encoded by the coding sequence ATGAATTCATCACAGGGAACAAATAACGATCGCGTTTCCGTTCAGGGTTCCTCCATGTCTCGCTTGGTCACACTGTTGTTTGCGGTTGCCTGCGGGATGTCTGTTGCAAATATCTATTTCGCACAACCGCTGCTCGATCATCTGTCGATGGCATTTGGCATTGGCTATTCAACCATTGGCATTCTGATTACGATCACCCAAATTTTTTATGGGTTGGGATTGTTATTGTTGGTACCGCTTGGAGATTTACTGAACCAGCGCCGACTCATTATCGGTCAGATGTTGTTTTCCGTTATCGCCCTAGTTATCGTTGGGTTCGCCTCCTCCAGCCTGATGCTTTTCGCAGGTATGGCCTTGGTGGGACTGCTTGCTGTTGTAACCCAGACGCTTGTAGCATTCGCAACGAACATAGCTGCTCCTGCCGAAAGAGGACGTGTCGTTGGCGTAGTTACAAGTGGAATTGTCATTGGCATCCTTCTTGCACGAACGATTGCAGGAGTATTAACAGATATAGCGGGTTGGCGTTCCGTATATTTATTTTCTGCAGCATTGATGCTTCTTATGGTTGTTGCGTTATTTAAGGTTTTGCCAAATGTGAAGCGGGAAGTGAAATCTCTGTCCTATCCTGAGCTGCTTAAGTCGGTGTTTATGTTGTTCGTTCAAGAGAGGATCTTACGTATCCGGGCGGTTCTGGCTATGCTGATTTTTACGGCTTTCAGTATATTGTGGACTTCATTAGTACTGCCCCTTAGCGCATCGCCATGGTCACTTTCTCACACCGCCATAGGGGCATTTGGCCTCGTGGGAGCTGTTGGAGCGTTAGCTGCTGCAAGGGCGGGAAAGCTTGCCGATCAAGGTTATGGACAGAAAACGACGGGCATAGCTTTGATTCTATTGCTCCTATCATGGTTGTTAATCAGCTATACAGATCAGTCGCTATTCGCCTTGGTTATTGGCATTGTTCTTCTTGATTTGGCTGTGCAGGCTGTACATGTCACGAATCAGAGCATGATTTTCGCATTGCATGCGGAGGCTCGCAGCCGACTTGCAGCGGGATACATGGTTTTTTACTCCATTGGGGGTGCCGTTGGTTCGATCTCATCGACGCTTACCTATGCCCATTACGGCTGGGACGGAGTATGTTTGCTTGGAGCATCGGTTAGTACATTCGCTCTTCTGTTTTGGGCAATGACGAGGCGTACTGCCTCTACAGCATGA
- a CDS encoding TetR/AcrR family transcriptional regulator, with amino-acid sequence MIDRIMKAFIEEIHDKGIKFTMDDLASRLGISKRTLYEHFPSKVSILEALIAQTLGEFDEKTALITQDASLSIIEKIRGIVTLLTKHYELYDIRILEQMKRYYPEQWKKIDDALTDDWDALRSVIEQGIHEGIIVNKNISVIMKLMIDAANSTLDQRFYQKNDITLSEALSTIVDIILFGLVPRASKGE; translated from the coding sequence TTGATAGATCGAATTATGAAAGCATTTATCGAAGAGATTCATGATAAAGGAATCAAATTTACAATGGACGATTTGGCCTCTCGGCTAGGGATTAGCAAACGGACATTGTACGAGCATTTCCCTTCTAAAGTAAGTATTTTGGAAGCACTCATTGCGCAAACTTTAGGTGAATTCGATGAGAAAACAGCTCTGATCACACAAGATGCAAGCTTATCGATTATTGAGAAAATCAGAGGTATTGTAACCCTTCTAACAAAACATTATGAATTATATGATATACGGATACTGGAGCAAATGAAGCGTTACTACCCAGAGCAATGGAAAAAAATTGATGATGCGCTGACCGATGACTGGGATGCATTGCGCAGCGTCATTGAACAAGGCATTCACGAAGGCATTATAGTTAACAAAAATATATCTGTCATTATGAAGCTAATGATCGACGCAGCAAACTCAACACTCGATCAACGCTTTTATCAAAAAAATGATATTACGCTTTCCGAAGCTTTATCCACCATTGTCGATATTATTCTATTTGGACTAGTACCTAGAGCTTCAAAGGGAGAATAA
- a CDS encoding LLM class flavin-dependent oxidoreductase, giving the protein MEIGITSFVETKPDIHTGAVISHAQRLREVVEEIVLADQVGLDVFGVGEHHRKDYAASSPAVVLAAAASQTKRIQLTSAVTVLSSSDPVRVFQDFATLDGISNGRAEIMAGRGSFIESFPLFGYDLNDYDELFEEHLELLLKIRGSEKVTWKGGHRPAIHDLGVYPRPVQNSLPIWVGSGGNRDSAIRAGLLGLPLMLAIIGGSPMQFEPLIQLYKKAAAHAGHDESHLKVGSHSIGFVAENTDLAADTFFPSTQAGMNKLGKERGWAHYDRSSFDAARSFEGALYVGDPETVAQKIIHLRKNVGVTRFMMYVPLSTMPHDQVMRAIELLGTEVAPRVREEIAKWEAETEKES; this is encoded by the coding sequence ATGGAAATAGGTATAACTTCGTTTGTAGAAACAAAGCCGGATATTCATACGGGTGCAGTAATAAGTCATGCGCAGCGATTGCGTGAGGTTGTCGAGGAAATTGTCCTTGCCGATCAAGTGGGACTTGATGTATTTGGCGTAGGTGAGCATCATCGGAAAGATTATGCAGCATCTTCACCTGCAGTTGTGCTAGCTGCAGCTGCATCACAGACAAAACGGATTCAGCTAACGAGTGCCGTAACGGTACTTTCTTCATCTGACCCGGTACGTGTTTTTCAGGATTTTGCTACGCTTGATGGTATTTCAAATGGACGTGCGGAGATTATGGCTGGTCGGGGTTCCTTTATCGAATCTTTTCCACTGTTTGGCTATGATTTGAATGACTATGACGAGCTGTTCGAGGAACATCTGGAATTGCTCTTAAAAATACGAGGGTCCGAAAAAGTAACTTGGAAGGGCGGGCACCGGCCTGCGATTCATGATTTAGGCGTATATCCACGGCCTGTTCAAAATTCGTTGCCGATATGGGTAGGCAGCGGAGGCAACCGGGACTCTGCAATTCGTGCTGGACTGCTCGGACTGCCATTGATGCTCGCGATCATTGGCGGAAGCCCGATGCAATTTGAACCACTTATACAGCTTTATAAGAAAGCGGCTGCGCATGCCGGCCATGATGAATCGCACCTTAAAGTGGGGTCTCATTCCATCGGTTTTGTTGCAGAAAATACGGATCTAGCGGCAGATACATTTTTCCCTTCCACGCAAGCAGGCATGAATAAACTGGGGAAAGAGCGGGGCTGGGCGCATTATGACCGTTCCAGCTTTGATGCCGCGCGCAGCTTTGAAGGAGCACTTTATGTGGGTGATCCGGAAACCGTTGCCCAAAAAATTATTCATCTTCGGAAAAATGTAGGCGTTACGCGTTTTATGATGTATGTGCCTTTAAGTACTATGCCGCATGATCAAGTGATGAGAGCCATTGAGCTGCTAGGAACAGAGGTTGCGCCACGCGTCCGAGAGGAAATTGCCAAGTGGGAAGCGGAGACGGAAAAAGAATCATGA
- a CDS encoding GNAT family N-acetyltransferase translates to MSLHFCKVTTENWRAVAALSVSKEQQPFIESNAFSLAECLFEKNAASLALYDGETLVGYAMYGWQNNVNKSVWLDRFMIDHRFQGNGYAKRFIPILLEYLQHLYESRTIYLSLHQHNSRAQQLYEHFGFRLNGEIDADGPVVGMVMELNL, encoded by the coding sequence ATGAGTCTTCATTTTTGTAAAGTAACAACAGAAAACTGGCGCGCTGTAGCCGCATTATCGGTGTCCAAGGAGCAGCAACCATTTATCGAAAGCAACGCCTTTTCTTTAGCCGAATGTTTATTTGAGAAAAACGCAGCATCGCTTGCATTATATGATGGGGAAACCTTAGTCGGCTATGCGATGTACGGCTGGCAAAACAACGTGAACAAGAGTGTGTGGCTGGACCGCTTTATGATTGATCACCGCTTCCAAGGAAACGGATATGCCAAACGTTTTATCCCCATACTACTCGAATATTTACAGCACTTATATGAAAGCCGAACCATTTATTTGAGCCTCCATCAACATAATTCGCGTGCTCAACAGCTTTATGAACATTTTGGATTCCGCTTAAACGGTGAGATTGATGCAGACGGGCCGGTTGTCGGAATGGTCATGGAATTAAATTTATAG
- a CDS encoding MFS transporter yields the protein MKTLFSNRVYLLVTASDLLQNIGTWIRNIALLFFVLEKSNNDPVAVSMLTVIEYFPIFAVALVGGALVDRWNPKKTMIIADLLSIVSILLIIGVLDLGFWPAIYIATFVSTIITQFSQPSSIKLIKRYVEPQHVGAAVGLTQSMNSIFMIVGPVIGTAIYVNFGLKVSLYSLLILFALSASFLSFLPKQTREEKKENSSVLKEIKEGMIYLRQNRILVVIAVWFAIDGLSWGLIQPLDVFILTERLQLPKENLQWFSMLYGVGMLAGGLIAASIGNRFETRKIFTVVIIVTATGVLVQALSTYVWLTASFHLLVGLFYTVLQVLLNMLFIKSVQDEYVGRVNGVMVPVFIGFMLIGTFCSGFLKEATSLIFVYGTSSFVLLLTLPIIARLKPKHLSKMKQ from the coding sequence ATGAAAACATTATTTAGTAATCGCGTTTATTTATTAGTTACCGCTTCTGATTTATTGCAAAATATAGGTACATGGATACGGAACATTGCTTTGCTCTTTTTTGTATTGGAAAAATCAAATAATGACCCGGTCGCTGTGTCGATGCTGACGGTTATCGAATATTTTCCTATCTTTGCTGTTGCCCTTGTAGGCGGGGCACTCGTTGATCGGTGGAATCCCAAAAAAACGATGATTATAGCTGACTTATTAAGTATCGTATCTATTTTGCTCATCATTGGCGTTTTGGATCTAGGCTTCTGGCCAGCTATTTATATAGCCACTTTCGTATCAACTATTATTACACAGTTCTCTCAGCCATCATCCATTAAGCTTATTAAACGTTATGTCGAACCGCAGCATGTTGGAGCAGCTGTTGGTTTAACGCAAAGCATGAACTCGATTTTCATGATTGTTGGGCCTGTCATCGGTACCGCTATTTACGTTAATTTTGGACTTAAGGTGTCCTTATACAGCTTATTGATCCTATTCGCCCTTTCTGCCTCCTTTCTTTCGTTTCTTCCTAAACAGACCCGTGAAGAGAAAAAAGAAAACAGCTCTGTTCTGAAAGAAATTAAAGAGGGCATGATCTACCTCCGTCAAAATAGAATATTGGTTGTTATAGCCGTATGGTTTGCTATTGATGGCCTGTCTTGGGGACTTATTCAACCACTTGATGTATTTATATTGACGGAAAGACTGCAATTGCCGAAAGAGAATTTGCAATGGTTCAGTATGTTATACGGAGTCGGGATGCTAGCTGGGGGATTAATAGCTGCTTCTATTGGCAATCGTTTCGAAACTCGGAAAATATTTACCGTTGTTATTATTGTAACGGCGACGGGAGTGCTCGTTCAGGCGCTTTCCACTTACGTTTGGTTAACCGCATCATTCCATCTGCTGGTCGGTTTATTTTATACCGTGCTGCAAGTACTGCTTAATATGCTATTTATCAAATCCGTACAGGATGAATACGTTGGCCGAGTTAACGGAGTAATGGTTCCTGTATTTATCGGATTTATGTTAATTGGTACGTTTTGCTCAGGGTTTCTGAAAGAAGCGACCTCTTTAATTTTCGTGTACGGGACTTCCAGCTTCGTATTGCTGCTGACGCTGCCTATCATCGCTAGATTAAAGCCAAAGCATTTGAGCAAAATGAAGCAATAG